A portion of the Sulfuricurvum kujiense DSM 16994 genome contains these proteins:
- a CDS encoding CheB methylesterase domain-containing protein translates to MNISSLILIGASTGGPGRIYSILSALESHFVGSVVIAQHMSAPFIPSFINQLQSIVSLPIISVNEPQKIKRAHIYVCSVTSELVLKGGEVWIEPMEEGDYPYNPQIDRLFASASSLPASMRRLGIILTGIGDDGALGALSLYESGGECLFESEESSIVYGMPRRAKELVSNAHVAGIVEIIERIKDFGGCRV, encoded by the coding sequence ATGAATATATCATCATTAATCCTTATCGGAGCATCAACAGGCGGTCCGGGTCGAATTTATTCGATTCTTTCGGCATTGGAGAGTCATTTTGTCGGCTCTGTCGTCATAGCGCAGCATATGAGCGCTCCGTTTATCCCCAGTTTTATCAATCAGCTTCAATCTATCGTTTCGCTTCCTATCATTTCTGTCAATGAACCTCAAAAGATAAAACGAGCGCATATTTATGTCTGCTCCGTTACGTCCGAGTTGGTTCTTAAAGGCGGCGAAGTATGGATTGAACCGATGGAAGAGGGTGATTACCCCTATAATCCTCAAATCGATCGGTTATTCGCATCCGCATCGTCTCTCCCCGCATCTATGAGACGCTTAGGGATTATTTTGACCGGAATCGGTGATGACGGTGCCCTCGGTGCCTTGTCTCTTTATGAATCAGGCGGAGAATGCCTTTTTGAAAGTGAAGAAAGTTCTATCGTATACGGGATGCCGCGGCGTGCTAAAGAGCTGGTAAGCAATGCGCATGTCGCGGGAATCGTAGAGATAATAGAGCGGATCAAAGATTTCGGAGGGTGCCGTGTTTAG
- a CDS encoding ATP-binding protein: protein MTEVIKIIYVTDWAVENYLPNRDPFGDVILGLDAQITIQNSVPETFDEIDLLILHPMQMNSSIFETISRSKLENPAIKTVVISSAHGSDLFLQAIDVGVDKYLLKPLLPSAVQKVAERLIRQSLEAKQAQKAFKQINLMFGAISKTSLLIRMEENGLIIEVNDLLCRLLGYQSDTMIGSHWMRFVERRFWNFLRSLVRERLRAGEIYRGILEMVNAKGEPITVDSTIYAIRNQHQEIEEIVCIAQDVSEVNRAILASVEQLIDYESSLTVLFNHRYEAILINKKHLESNGFKNNEEFFSSCALCRWYVETSHGLEQITESGASRKEVLESIFTRVNSGNIEGRLVMEYLNLDKQFFTVHISSMPNPMIRSEEYHILYFIDVTHLERLKEDKINDAKLMSVGRLAAAITHEINTPITYIKGNLELLEWECEEKMPEAVASFQPIREGIARIESIVSSMYEFAGTGKEEMKPCNINMTLIYALRIILNRSKHIAPIWINDALFTALSTYDATACMTMGISNRLEQVWIILLNNALDEFEKGTIPYENRRIDIHFNCTQELINITVSDNAGGIPESMLEGIFDFAISGEKKKSMGIGLNVAKAIIEKHGGNIKVRNENQGAAFKISLKTYEEKADVV, encoded by the coding sequence ATGACAGAAGTTATTAAGATTATTTATGTAACTGATTGGGCCGTAGAAAATTATCTTCCCAACCGTGACCCATTCGGCGATGTAATATTAGGGCTTGATGCTCAAATCACCATTCAAAATAGCGTGCCGGAAACGTTTGACGAGATCGATCTCTTAATTCTTCATCCGATGCAGATGAACAGCTCGATTTTCGAGACGATCAGCCGGAGTAAACTGGAAAATCCTGCCATTAAGACCGTTGTTATCTCGAGTGCACACGGAAGCGATCTGTTTTTGCAGGCGATAGATGTCGGGGTAGATAAATATCTCCTCAAACCGCTTCTCCCCAGTGCCGTACAAAAAGTTGCCGAACGTCTAATACGTCAATCGTTGGAGGCAAAACAGGCTCAAAAAGCGTTTAAACAGATCAATCTGATGTTCGGAGCCATCTCGAAGACATCCCTTTTGATCCGAATGGAAGAGAACGGGCTTATTATTGAAGTCAACGATCTGCTGTGCCGTTTGTTGGGCTACCAGAGCGACACGATGATCGGCAGTCACTGGATGCGGTTTGTCGAGCGACGTTTCTGGAATTTTTTACGTTCTTTGGTGCGTGAACGGCTCAGGGCGGGTGAAATCTATCGGGGAATTCTTGAAATGGTGAATGCCAAAGGGGAACCGATAACGGTTGACAGCACGATTTATGCTATTCGCAATCAGCATCAAGAGATCGAAGAGATCGTCTGTATCGCGCAGGATGTCAGTGAAGTCAATCGTGCGATTTTGGCGAGTGTGGAACAACTGATCGATTATGAATCTTCACTGACTGTTTTGTTTAACCACCGCTATGAAGCAATTTTGATTAATAAAAAGCATTTGGAATCAAACGGATTTAAGAACAATGAAGAGTTTTTTTCATCGTGTGCATTATGCAGATGGTATGTTGAAACATCTCACGGTTTGGAACAGATTACCGAGAGCGGAGCTAGCCGAAAAGAGGTATTGGAGTCTATTTTTACACGTGTTAACTCCGGGAATATTGAGGGAAGATTGGTGATGGAATATCTAAATCTTGACAAGCAATTTTTTACCGTACACATCAGTTCGATGCCTAATCCGATGATTCGAAGCGAAGAGTATCATATTCTCTATTTTATCGATGTTACCCATTTGGAGCGGCTGAAAGAGGATAAGATCAATGATGCCAAACTGATGAGTGTCGGTCGTCTGGCGGCGGCAATAACCCATGAGATCAATACCCCGATCACGTATATCAAAGGGAATCTGGAATTGCTTGAATGGGAGTGTGAGGAGAAAATGCCCGAAGCGGTTGCTTCGTTTCAGCCGATTCGTGAGGGGATAGCGAGAATAGAATCGATTGTGAGTTCAATGTACGAATTTGCCGGTACCGGCAAAGAGGAGATGAAGCCGTGCAATATCAATATGACGTTAATCTATGCTCTTCGGATCATTTTGAACCGTTCCAAACATATCGCCCCAATCTGGATCAATGACGCTCTTTTTACGGCTTTGAGTACTTATGATGCGACAGCATGTATGACGATGGGAATATCAAATCGGTTAGAACAGGTGTGGATAATATTATTAAATAATGCGTTAGATGAATTTGAAAAGGGTACAATACCGTATGAAAATCGCCGAATCGATATTCACTTTAATTGTACTCAAGAGCTGATTAATATCACTGTGAGCGATAATGCAGGGGGGATACCTGAATCTATGCTGGAAGGAATCTTCGATTTTGCGATAAGCGGAGAGAAAAAAAAGAGTATGGGTATAGGGTTGAATGTAGCCAAAGCGATTATTGAGAAACATGGCGGAAACATTAAAGTGCGGAACGAGAATCAGGGTGCCGCATTTAAAATAAGTTTGAAAACGTATGAGGAGAAAGCGGATGTGGTTTGA
- the trmA gene encoding tRNA (uridine(54)-C5)-methyltransferase TrmA codes for MKCEYFGICGSCRDYEEGYEGQLERKVSAVQELFFPLYSGNITVCPSPAERYRSRAEFKIYHDDGGISYAMNRLDRQGALKIERCGIVSPSIASVMEKLLIEISDLGISHKLFGVDFLASGEGEITLSMLYHKALDDEWKSKAHELEKRLGVYVIGRSRKQKVVLSQDYVTETLNIGGRMYRYIHIENSFTQPNPRVNEQMITWSLGQIDKIGGDLLELYCGAGNFTIPFATKFDRVLATEISKASIHAAKQNMALNGVGNIEFVRLSAEEFTQALDGVREFRRLEGLNVADYHLKTLFVDPPRAGLGEEPCAFASRFDHILYISCNPETLLRDLEILSRTHTIEAMAAFDQFPYTHHLEMGVKLTKKGCV; via the coding sequence ATGAAATGTGAATATTTTGGTATCTGCGGCAGCTGCCGCGATTATGAAGAGGGATACGAGGGGCAGCTTGAGCGCAAAGTCTCGGCCGTTCAAGAGCTGTTTTTTCCCTTATATTCAGGGAATATCACCGTTTGCCCTTCTCCTGCCGAGAGATACCGATCCCGTGCCGAGTTCAAAATCTATCATGATGATGGCGGGATATCGTATGCTATGAACCGGCTTGACCGTCAGGGAGCATTGAAAATCGAGCGGTGCGGGATCGTTTCACCGTCTATCGCATCGGTTATGGAAAAACTTTTGATCGAAATCAGCGATCTTGGGATCTCCCATAAGCTTTTCGGTGTCGATTTCTTAGCCTCGGGAGAGGGAGAGATTACCCTCAGTATGCTCTATCACAAAGCACTGGACGACGAGTGGAAGAGCAAAGCGCATGAACTGGAAAAACGGCTGGGAGTTTACGTTATCGGACGCAGCCGTAAACAAAAAGTGGTTCTTTCCCAGGATTACGTTACCGAAACACTGAACATCGGCGGCCGTATGTACCGTTATATCCATATTGAAAACAGTTTTACCCAGCCGAATCCGAGAGTGAACGAACAGATGATCACATGGTCTTTGGGACAAATCGATAAAATCGGCGGCGATCTTCTCGAACTCTATTGCGGTGCGGGAAATTTTACGATTCCGTTTGCAACCAAGTTTGACCGTGTCCTGGCAACGGAGATTTCCAAAGCCTCCATCCATGCGGCGAAACAAAATATGGCCCTTAACGGTGTCGGGAATATCGAGTTCGTCCGCCTCTCGGCAGAAGAATTTACCCAGGCACTCGACGGCGTACGCGAATTTCGCCGTTTGGAGGGATTAAACGTAGCCGATTATCATCTCAAAACTCTTTTTGTCGATCCCCCGCGCGCCGGTTTAGGTGAAGAACCGTGTGCGTTTGCATCGCGCTTTGATCATATTCTTTATATTTCCTGCAATCCCGAAACGCTTCTTCGCGATTTGGAGATACTGAGCCGTACCCATACGATAGAGGCTATGGCGGCATTCGATCAATTCCCTTATACCCACCATTTGGAGATGGGTGTAAAGCTAACGAAAAAAGGATGCGTGTGA
- a CDS encoding RrF2 family transcriptional regulator yields the protein MAALSSKAIYGLAAMHVLAHAPRSRAMQVREISAMTQISHGYLEQLLSILRRNNLVSSIRGASGGYKLARLAHEIEVIEIIEALEGPFYKIEGNIGSSLILEYFWNDIEEKMRTLFSMKLSELDQAYQPHFYEI from the coding sequence ATGGCGGCACTCTCATCCAAAGCGATTTACGGACTTGCCGCTATGCATGTGCTTGCCCATGCACCCCGTTCGCGAGCGATGCAGGTAAGAGAAATTTCGGCTATGACGCAGATATCGCACGGATATCTTGAACAGCTTCTTTCCATTTTACGCAGAAATAATCTCGTCAGCAGTATACGGGGTGCATCGGGAGGATACAAGCTTGCCCGTCTTGCACACGAAATCGAAGTCATTGAGATAATCGAAGCGTTAGAAGGGCCCTTTTACAAGATCGAAGGAAATATCGGATCAAGCCTGATTTTAGAGTATTTTTGGAACGACATAGAAGAGAAGATGCGCACTCTTTTCAGTATGAAGCTTTCCGAACTTGACCAGGCATACCAGCCCCATTTTTATGAAATATGA
- a CDS encoding rhodanese-like domain-containing protein produces MKKLLLILLACAALNAEDIYEGDVSAAEAYDMQKKGTAIIVDVRTTLEYIYTGHGEGFINIPAYEWTYIPKSIEERVKSSEFEVKTDKAKGHVDTQKLYDAKEVFNKNFVSDVMKAMKLRNVDSVILVCRSGPRSTAAANLLAKEGIKAYNLENGFMFGWREAKLPYDGY; encoded by the coding sequence ATGAAAAAACTGCTGCTTATTCTCCTTGCCTGCGCGGCTTTGAATGCCGAAGATATTTACGAGGGGGATGTGAGTGCCGCCGAAGCGTACGATATGCAAAAAAAAGGGACGGCGATTATTGTCGACGTCCGAACCACTCTCGAATATATTTATACCGGACACGGCGAAGGATTTATCAATATCCCGGCCTATGAATGGACCTATATCCCCAAATCGATCGAAGAACGGGTGAAAAGTTCCGAGTTTGAAGTCAAAACCGACAAGGCAAAAGGGCATGTCGATACCCAAAAACTTTATGACGCCAAAGAAGTTTTCAACAAAAACTTCGTCAGCGACGTCATGAAAGCGATGAAACTCCGCAACGTCGATTCGGTCATTCTGGTCTGCCGAAGCGGCCCCCGTTCAACTGCCGCCGCCAATCTTTTGGCTAAAGAGGGGATCAAGGCGTATAATCTCGAAAACGGATTTATGTTCGGATGGAGAGAGGCAAAACTGCCATACGACGGCTATTAA
- a CDS encoding DUF4395 domain-containing protein produces the protein MAQQCPLIFRQVDATVVRINTLFVVLGIIGFMVTYNTLIVSFLIVDFFLRLYGYKQFSPINRGSLLIQQKLSLGIKMEDAGAKRLAAFFGLVFSIFLLAGTLLNAYAAVTVIGGIFLFCASLELFFGYCVACKIYYIAKKIYPKWFE, from the coding sequence ATGGCTCAACAATGTCCTTTGATTTTTCGTCAGGTTGATGCAACCGTTGTTCGGATCAATACTCTCTTTGTAGTTCTCGGTATTATCGGATTCATGGTTACCTACAACACGTTGATCGTCTCTTTTTTAATTGTCGATTTTTTTCTTCGTCTCTACGGGTACAAACAGTTCAGCCCTATTAACAGAGGCTCGTTGCTTATCCAGCAAAAGTTGTCACTGGGCATTAAAATGGAAGATGCCGGTGCTAAGCGTTTAGCCGCATTTTTCGGGCTGGTATTCAGTATATTCTTGCTTGCCGGGACACTTTTGAATGCATATGCGGCGGTAACGGTTATCGGAGGAATATTTCTTTTTTGTGCATCATTGGAGTTATTTTTCGGATATTGTGTTGCGTGTAAAATTTATTACATCGCCAAAAAAATCTATCCGAAATGGTTTGAGTAA
- a CDS encoding response regulator, whose protein sequence is MIRLLIVDDEQSIGTMLEKALGRSGDFKITYIDNPVNALSRFRAGEYDGVLLDIMMPQKDGLSVLEEIKTKDPECVVVMMTAYSTLDKVLQSHKVGADHYLLKPFDSLANVEKKIRELVKVRS, encoded by the coding sequence ATGATACGTTTGTTAATTGTGGATGATGAGCAGTCTATCGGTACGATGCTTGAAAAAGCACTGGGACGTTCGGGTGATTTCAAAATAACCTATATTGATAATCCTGTAAATGCGCTCAGCCGCTTTCGTGCCGGGGAGTATGACGGTGTTTTGTTGGACATTATGATGCCCCAAAAAGACGGTTTGAGTGTTTTGGAAGAGATTAAAACGAAAGACCCGGAGTGTGTGGTTGTCATGATGACCGCCTATTCGACACTGGATAAAGTACTGCAAAGCCATAAAGTCGGAGCGGACCATTATCTTCTCAAGCCGTTTGACTCGTTGGCAAACGTAGAGAAAAAAATACGAGAATTGGTCAAAGTACGTTCCTGA
- the fliP gene encoding flagellar type III secretion system pore protein FliP (The bacterial flagellar biogenesis protein FliP forms a type III secretion system (T3SS)-type pore required for flagellar assembly.), whose translation MIPLMLWGADPQVPAMNFNLTAPETPAEVVSSLNVLLVLTVLFLAPSLVLVMTTFTRFVIVFGFLRQALGTQQVPPTQLLVMLALILTVFVMEPVATKAYDEGIKPYSEEKITYDEAFEKTTEPFKNFMVRNTREKDLALFLRIRHMQNPQSIKEVPLTIVIPAFMISELKTAFEIGFLLFLPFLVIDMVVASILMSMGMMMLPPVMISMPFKILVFVMVDGWNLLIGNLIASVK comes from the coding sequence ATGATCCCGCTGATGCTATGGGGTGCCGATCCGCAGGTTCCGGCAATGAATTTCAACCTCACCGCACCCGAAACTCCCGCCGAAGTCGTCAGTTCCCTGAATGTATTGCTGGTTCTCACCGTCTTGTTTTTGGCACCGAGCCTTGTACTGGTGATGACCACGTTTACCCGTTTTGTCATCGTATTCGGTTTTTTGCGTCAGGCATTGGGGACACAGCAGGTTCCCCCGACACAGCTTTTGGTTATGCTCGCTTTGATCTTGACCGTATTTGTGATGGAACCTGTGGCGACGAAAGCGTATGATGAGGGGATCAAACCCTACAGCGAAGAGAAGATCACCTACGATGAGGCATTTGAAAAAACGACTGAACCGTTCAAAAATTTCATGGTGCGCAATACCCGTGAAAAAGATCTGGCCCTCTTTTTGCGTATCCGTCACATGCAAAATCCCCAATCGATCAAAGAAGTACCCCTCACTATCGTGATTCCCGCGTTTATGATCAGTGAACTGAAAACGGCGTTTGAGATCGGATTTTTGCTCTTCTTGCCGTTTTTGGTCATCGATATGGTCGTGGCTTCCATTTTGATGTCGATGGGGATGATGATGCTTCCGCCCGTTATGATCTCGATGCCGTTTAAGATACTTGTTTTTGTCATGGTGGACGGGTGGAATCTGCTGATCGGGAATTTGATCGCCAGTGTTAAATAA
- a CDS encoding CZB domain-containing protein codes for MDISNYIFSNLAKIDHVIFKNNVYAFLFGQANDFKPVDHHSCRLGKWYENGVGKEQFGHLKSYAMLEKPHAAVHSQANALIADCGEGKKLCSRTQIEQRIKTIEEASHGVFEALDVLVAEKSEDLMGSAIEKLFGGLK; via the coding sequence ATGGATATCAGCAACTATATTTTCAGCAACTTGGCAAAAATAGACCATGTAATTTTCAAAAATAACGTCTATGCGTTCTTATTCGGTCAAGCCAACGACTTTAAACCGGTGGATCACCATTCATGCCGGTTAGGTAAATGGTATGAAAACGGAGTCGGCAAAGAGCAGTTTGGGCATCTTAAATCATACGCTATGCTGGAGAAACCGCATGCCGCCGTCCACTCACAAGCTAACGCGTTGATTGCCGACTGCGGCGAAGGGAAAAAACTGTGCTCGCGTACTCAGATCGAACAGCGTATTAAAACGATTGAAGAAGCAAGCCACGGTGTTTTTGAAGCTTTGGATGTATTGGTAGCCGAAAAATCGGAAGATTTGATGGGAAGTGCTATTGAAAAATTGTTTGGAGGGTTAAAATGA
- a CDS encoding CheR family methyltransferase: MFSWFKSNKTPEPQEKTVKPVEHFDNPQAVLAKFTAITGIHFNHKEAITASKLIHFCRNHNLSSFEELDFRLGNDRHILEALINLLTVNETYFFRESRQIYFLTERVVRNHDNVRILCAPGSTGEEPYSIAMALLDAGVFPNRIDIVSLDINSDVSTIAKEGRYNARSLHKTPLSVQQKYFVQEEDFFKISDEVKRLVTFYTINIFDDRIFDLGRFDTIFSRNMLIYFDEATVVKAVERLGRLARSKDSILFFGHADFVNTPATLHEHYEDGTKFYSVG, encoded by the coding sequence GTGTTTAGCTGGTTCAAATCGAATAAAACCCCCGAGCCTCAAGAGAAAACGGTTAAACCCGTGGAACACTTTGATAATCCGCAAGCGGTATTGGCAAAGTTTACCGCTATTACCGGGATCCATTTTAATCATAAAGAGGCGATTACCGCTTCTAAACTTATCCACTTTTGCCGAAATCACAATCTTAGTTCGTTTGAGGAACTCGATTTTCGTCTCGGAAACGATCGTCATATTCTTGAAGCATTGATTAATTTGCTGACCGTCAATGAAACCTATTTTTTCAGGGAATCCCGACAAATCTATTTTTTAACGGAGAGAGTCGTTCGGAATCACGATAATGTCCGTATTCTATGTGCCCCCGGCTCGACCGGCGAAGAGCCTTACTCCATTGCGATGGCTTTACTCGATGCGGGTGTTTTTCCGAATCGCATCGATATCGTTTCGTTGGATATTAACAGTGATGTCAGCACCATAGCCAAAGAAGGGCGGTACAATGCCAGGTCTTTGCATAAAACCCCTCTTTCCGTTCAACAGAAATATTTTGTACAAGAGGAAGATTTTTTTAAAATATCGGATGAAGTCAAGCGTCTGGTCACCTTTTATACGATCAATATTTTCGATGACCGTATTTTCGATCTGGGGCGGTTTGATACGATTTTTTCACGCAATATGCTGATCTATTTTGATGAGGCGACGGTTGTCAAGGCTGTTGAACGGCTCGGTCGGCTTGCCCGAAGCAAAGATTCAATATTGTTTTTCGGACATGCCGATTTTGTCAATACGCCCGCTACTTTGCACGAGCATTATGAAGATGGGACGAAGTTTTATTCGGTAGGCTAA
- the recO gene encoding recombination protein RecO: MQGFIIKLNRAREEDMIVSIIAEESLQTLYRFYGARHSPINMGFKIDYEAEYSLKSSIPRMKDVIHLGFSWMGEYERLRLWQQFIALFHPHLKDSESIGNFYFDLLNDASARWKDQNPKRVAIESYIRILDHEGRLHRELNCFFCDLPIENDISLIRAFLPAHQNCSHTLSINPKGFEWLYTRASTLFLDDNEVERLWYVLNEGL; encoded by the coding sequence ATGCAGGGCTTTATTATCAAACTCAACCGTGCCCGCGAAGAAGATATGATTGTCAGTATCATAGCCGAGGAAAGCTTACAGACCCTTTACCGTTTCTACGGAGCCCGCCACAGCCCTATCAATATGGGATTCAAAATTGACTACGAAGCGGAATATTCTTTAAAATCTTCCATTCCGCGTATGAAAGATGTCATCCATCTGGGATTTTCATGGATGGGCGAATATGAGCGGCTGAGGCTGTGGCAGCAGTTTATCGCCCTTTTTCATCCCCATCTCAAAGATTCCGAATCGATAGGGAATTTTTACTTCGATCTGCTAAACGATGCATCGGCAAGGTGGAAGGATCAAAACCCCAAGCGGGTAGCCATCGAATCGTATATTCGTATCCTCGATCATGAGGGGAGACTGCATCGGGAATTGAACTGTTTCTTCTGCGATCTTCCCATCGAAAACGATATTTCGCTGATACGGGCATTTTTACCCGCACACCAAAACTGTTCCCACACCCTCTCGATCAATCCGAAAGGGTTTGAATGGCTCTACACCCGTGCATCAACCCTCTTTTTAGATGACAACGAAGTAGAGCGGCTATGGTATGTGCTCAATGAGGGGCTTTAG